The segment CACAGCGGCGTTTCTGATCTTCTTGCTGTCAATGGCATCCAGGATAGCCTGAAGATTCGTGCCTCCTCCCGACACCATGACTCCGACTCTTAACATAAGTCTACTCCCTTTTCTCCTGCCTCCACAGAGCCGATGACATAAGGAGTCTCACCTGCTGCCCTCATGGCCTCCATGGTCTTCTCTGCATCTGCCGGATCCACAGCCACGATCATGCCGATTCCCATATTAAAGGTATTGTACATGATGTGCTCCTCTACCTGTCCTTTCTTCGCCATCAGACCAAAGATCGGCGGAACCTCATAGCTGTCCTTCTTAATCACAGCCCTGGTTCCCTCTTTTAACATTCTAGGCACGTTCTCGTAGAAGCCGCCTCCGGTAATGTGGCTGCAGGCCTTAACGGCAACTCCTGCCTCCTTCACTGCCCGCAGAGCCTTCACATAGATCTTGGTAGGGGCAATCAGCGCCTCTCCCAGGGTCTTTCCAAGCTCATCATAATATGTATTTAAGCCCTCTTTTGTGAGCTCATTCTCGAAAATTTTTCTCACCAGGGAAAATCCGTTGCTGTGAACGCCGGAGGATGCCATACCGATCAGCACATCCCCTGCCTTTAAATGCTCTCCGGTGATCATATCCTTTCTGTCAGCCACGCCCACGGCAAAGCCTGCCAGATCATACTCGTCCTCCGGATAGAAGCCCGGCATTTCCGCTGTCTCTCCGCCGATGAGGGCAGCGCCTGACTGGATGCAGCCCTCTGCCACGCCGCTCACGATTGTGGCAATTCTCTCGGGAATGTTTTTCCCGCAGGCAACATAGTCCAGGAAAAACAGAGGCTCTCCGCCTGCGCAGGCCACATCGTTCACGCACATGGCCACACAGTCAATGCCCACGGTGTCATGCTTATCCAGAAGGAAAGCCAGCTTGAGCTTCGTTCCCACTCCGTCTGTACCGGATAAGAGAACCGGATCCTCCATACCCTTAAAAGCCGCTGCGCTGAAGGCCCCGGAAAATCCTCCGATTCCTCCCATAACCTCAGGTCTCATTGTCCCCTGAACAAATTTTTTCATAAGCTCTACAGACTTATATCCAGCTTCAATATCCACTCCGGCGTTCTTGTAATCCATGATTTATCTCCTATCTGTGCCCTGTGCGCACGTCCTATTGTATTCACATCTGCCGCTCTTTCGTATCATAACAGGCTTTAAACTGCAAAGCCCCGCGGGACTATTTCATCTGAGCCACGTACTCCCTGTAGCCGATTTTGTCTAACTTTTCTGCCTTGGAAACGACCTCGTTCTTCATTTCCTCAGAGTATTTTTTTAATTTTTCGAGAAGCTCCGGATCAGAAGCTGCCAGGATCTTCGCTGCCAGAATACCGGCATTCTTTCCGCCGTTGATGGCAACCGTCGCCACCGGGATTCCGGACGGCATCTGAACGATGGAGTACAGAGAATCCACACCGCCTAAATCGGAGGTCTTCATCGGAACTCCGATCACCGGGAGGGGGAACAGGGCGGCACACATACCCGGCAGATGAGCTGCCTTTCCGGCCCCTGCAATGATCACCTTGAATCCTCTGGACTCTGCTGATTTGGCATACTCAAAGAATACGTCCGGTTCCCTGTGGGCAGAAATAACGGTCATCTCAAAGTCAATTCCCATTTTCTCCAGGAAATCAGCTGCCTGTGCCATAATCGGCATATCTGAGTCGCTTCCCATTACAATTCCTACTTTTGCCATAGTGAATTCTCCTTTGTCTTTTATATTTTTACATTAGTTTTGCTAATAATTATCATTCTTTATCTTAGCTTTGCTAATTAATAATACCTGTTTTATCTTCTGCCGTCAAGATCAGCGCTTATGAATTATACTTATAAGCAGATATGATCCCTGCTGTTTAACCAGAAGCCTGTCCCCTGCCGGCAGGTTCGTCATTCCGGCAGGCTCGAAGGCTCCATGCTCCTAGAATTCCTGCTCCTCCAGCTCCCGAAGCGCCAGGTTCAGCTCTTCTGTCCCCGGAAGCACAAACCGCCCTTCCTTAATAATATAGACGCTGCTTCCGTCCTTCTGCACAGCCTCCACCGTGTCAAGCTCTGAGTAGGGAATCGTAATATCCGTGTGGCACCCGAAATAGGCCCTGGACGGATCCTCCCTTCTCAGGATGGAAATCTCGTTATCCCGGGCCACAACCTCTTTCCCATCCGGGTTGTAGACCGGGCTGTCCTCTGACCAGCTGTAGCAGGTATCTCCCACTGCAAAGTGGGGGCCTGTTTTTTCCGCAATCAGAATGGGAAACTTATCGAGAATCCCGTATTTGATTCCCACCGCATAGGCAGTTGTATTCGTTCCCACTGCAAACTCTCCCATAGGCAGGCTGCCGTGATTCTTTAAGATGACCTGCTTAACCAGCTTTCTGCACTCCTCCTCGTCGGCAAAGTTTTCACAGGTGTAGTCCGTTGTCCTGCCGTTCTCAAAATGAATGCAGAGGTTTCTGAACTGAAAATCTCCGATATAGACATTTCCCACAAACAGCGTTCCCTCCGTGCCCTGAAGCACCGGTGAGGTAAACACCTCTCCAACCGGGATATTCACATCTGCCACGCAGTTCTCAAACCTTGTCTCCCGCTCCGGATGCCCGAGGGGCCTGAGGCTGATTCTGAGATCCGTCCGGTTCTCTCCCCTGCCCGTTACCTTCACATATTCCGCTGTATCGAAAGCATCGATGATCGCCTGCTGGACTCTCTTATAGAGCTCGTAATCCAGCGTATTGATGCGGATGGTTTCCTCAAAAATTTCCGGGAATTTCGCCCCGATTTCCGGGACAGGAAAGGCGATGATCGTAAAGCTGGTTTCATCTCCCGGAATATATCCGTCCACGATCTGCATGGACTCGTTGACATAGGCGTGTGTCAGCTTCTCCTGCTTTTCAGTCAGGGAAAATGCCTCCCTCTTGTTTTCCGGCAGGAAGGCCTCCTCTCCGAAGGTCTCCAGAACGGCAGGGCCTCCATAGACAGCTGCCAGAGCCTTGTACTCCTCATAGGCTACCCTGAGCACAGAGAGTTTTCTCTCCTTAAAGGCCTTGTCCATATAGAGGGCATTGTCATAGCGGTGATCATACTCATACTGGCGGTTCGGAGAAAATCCATAGTACCCATTGGTTCTGGAGGGAGTCCTGTTCATGGTTCCCACTGCTGCCCTGCAGAAAATCGGCGAAAGCCCCATCTTTTCAAAATTTTCCACTGCGTACCGCATCATCCGCTCATATCCCAGAGGGCAGCGGATCTGGACAGTCTCCTTCTTTGCAAGATCGCGCCCCATCACCTCGAAGCCTTTCCTGTAGCCCTCTGTGAAGGTATCTGCCATCTTTTTTACAGTTTCCTCCGGCAGGCTGTTTAAGAAGGCAGAAAGAGAGCGCTCCGTATCAGAAATGTACTCTCCGAACTGGTAGAGATACCTTTCATCCGACAGATCCGCATTTCGGATAATGTCTGCCGCAAAGTCCAGGGACGGATCTAAAGACTCCCGAATCCGGTAAGTCAGAGTGACGTCGCAGTAGTCGCTGACAAACCAGTAGAGCACAGACTTTAACTCCTTTTCCTCCGGTTTTTCCCCCTCGAACAGATTGTAGACTTCAATGAACACCTCTTCCAGAATCGTCATATCGGAGAGCCGGCTCTCATAGGCATAGACAATCATTCCCCTGATTTCTGTATAGAGGAAGGAGAGGTATCTCCCGTAGCTTTCCGTCAGCTCCCTGCAGGCGAAAGCCGGGTTGGCAAAGCTCTCCCCATAATTGGCGGGCAAAATATCCTCATAGAGCTTCCCATTCAGATCTTTCAGCTCAGACAGGGACTTTTCTGCCAGCTCCCCGCGGACCTGCATCCGAAAAACCTCCTCGCACAGCAGGATAAACTCCGCCGTTTTCCTGAAATACGGCAGAAAGCGCTCCCCCACGGTTGTCTCGGAGAGTATGGCGCGGATTCGCCCGAGAGCCAGCTCATGCCGTTCCCCTACAGCCTCGTTTTCCTCTTTCCATTTATCTGCATAACGGATCCCCATTTCGTATTTCATCCCCATCATCCTTTCAATCCAATTAATATAAGTACTATCCATAAAATAACGAGAAGCCCGCTTACAGGCGCCCCGATTTTAGCCAGAATATAATTTTTTTCATCCTCCTGAAAAGAGGCTGCGCCGTATATGATTCCAAACACGGCAAACAGAAAGCTGGAAAAGCACACCGCCGCCCCTCCTACGGGAAGATTTCCCTGGCTTTTCACTCCCAGGCCGATGCCTGCGCCTCCAAGAAACAGGGCCACAGCGGCAAGTCCCAGGCAGATGAAGCTGTTTTTTGCAAGCGGCTTCCTGATATATGAAATTTTTTTAGGTTTCTGAGTCATAGAAAACCCTCCTCATCGCTTTGCAGATTATCACCAGTATGTATCCGGCAATTCCTCCCACAGTATTTAAAAACATGTCGTCCACATCGAAGCTCCCCACCTTGAATACAAGCTGAATAGTTTCTATGGTAAACGTCATCAGAAAGCTCAGAAGAAAAGTATTGTACCAGCGCTTTCCAAGCTCTGTGATAATCGGGAGAATAAAGCCAAAGGGCATGAAGCACACCACATTTCCCACCGTGTTGATGAGAAAGGCTTTCATTCCCAGCAGCTCCCGGTAGGTGTAAAACCGCTTAATCTCCTTGAACAGAGTGATATTGTAATGGTATTCCGTATATTCCGACCGGCTGAATCCGTCGGAAAAAAACATAAAATAAGTGAGCATAAGCAGGTAACCGATAAACAGCACCCAGCACACCTTCTGATGCGTCTTCGTTCTTTTCCACATAAATATTTTAACAGTTCCCCTCTATCTGAAACGCGGCTTCCCGTGAATGCCGCGAATATTTTCTTCTTTCACTCTTTGCCTCCATCCCAAAAAGAGTGTTGCAACTGAAATCACGTAAAAATGCAACACTCTTTCCTCTGCTTTTCCCGGCTGCAGCTTATTTTGCTGCAGCCGTTTCTGTCAAAGCCCTTTATCAAAATGTAATTTCTGATTTACGTCTCAAAAGAGCCGCCCCGCTTACAATAGCCATAATCCCGGCTGCAAGCCCCGTAACAATCATAACGCTTCCGATCACGATACTGCATGCGCCTGCATTGCGCATTGTCCTGTAAACCTTCTCCATCGGACTCATCTCCTTAGCTTTTCTGTTGTTTCTCAGATTACCTTGCCCCATACTGCTCATAGTATGCATCAATGGCAGCCTTGATCTGATCGTCGATCACAATTTTTCCCTGGCACTCTCTGTTGTATAAGTGCTCAACCACATCCTTCATGGAAACGATGGCCGCTGTCGGGAAGCCATAGAGATCCTTTACCTCCTCGAGGGCGCTCTTCTCTCCCTTTCCTCTCTCCATACGGTTCAGGGAAACGATCAGACCTTTCACCTCCACATCGGCCTGAGCCTTGATAATCGGGAAGGTTTCCTCAATGGACTTTCCGGAGGTTGTCACATCCTCGATAATCACTACCCTGTCTTTGTCCTTTAACTTGCTTCCCAGAAGGATTCCCGTATCGCCGTGATCCTTCACCTCTTTTCGGTTGGAACAGTAGCGGATCTCCTTTCCGTAAAGCTCGCTGATCGCCATAGTTGTAGCCACAGACAGGGGGATTCCCTTGTAGGCCGGCCCGAACAGCACATCGAAATCAAGGCCGTAGTTGTCATGGATGGCTCTCGCATAATACTCGCCCAGCTTGCGAAGCTGCGCTCCCGTCACATATGCGCCTGCGTTCATGAAAAACGGAGATTTTCTTCCGCTCTTTAATGTAAACTCTCCAAACTTGAGTACCTGGCTCTCCACCATAAATTCAATAAATTCCTGCTTATACTGTTCCATTTTCTGCTCCTTTTATGCCTGATTTTTCCAGCACGACCTGCGCTGGGTTCTATTTTACAATTCCGATCAGGCTGTTAATATCCTCCACCTGATACTGTCTCATATACGCTTCTATTCCTTTTACAATCTCCTCTGTCACATAGGGGTTGTGGAAGTTTGCAGTTCCCACTGCAACGGCTGTAGCTCCGGCCATCATAAATTCAATGGCGTCATCCGCACACATAATTCCTCCCATTCCGATAACCGGAAGGCTGACTGCGTTGGCTACCTGGTACACCATGCGGACAGCCACAGGCTTGATGGCAGGACCGGAGAGTCCTCCTGTCTTGTTGGCCACGGCGAAGGTTCTCCGGTGGATGTCAATTTTCATTCCGGTGATAGTGTTGATCAGAGAGAGCACATCTGCTCCTCCTGCCTCGGCAGCCTTTGCCATAACTGTGATATCCGTCACATTGGGGCTTAATTTCATAATCACCGGCTGCTTGGCATGCCTCTTCACCTCTCTGGTAATGGCTTCCACGGCCTTCGGATCCTGACCGAAGGCGATTCCTCCCTCCTTAACATTGGGGCAGGAAATATTGATTTCCAGCATGTCTACCGGCTGGTCGGAGAGCTTCTCCACCACGTCGATATAGTCCTCCGTGGTCTTGCCGCAGACATTGACGATGATCTTCGTGTCAAACTGCTTCAGGTAGGGAATATCCCTCTCCGCAAATACCTGAAAGCCCGGATTCTGCAGGCCCACTGCATTGATCATGCCGCCGTAGGTTTCCGCAATTCTGGGAGTAGGGTTTCCCGGCCACGGAATGCTGGCAACTCCCTTGGTCACTACAGCTCCCAGTCTGTTTAAGTCTACCATTTCGCCGTACTCAGCTCCGGAGCCGAAGGTTCCGGAGGCTGTCATAACCGGATTTTTGAGCTCCACTCCGGCCAGATTCACCTTCATGTTCATTACAGCTCCACCTCCTCGGCTAAGAATACAGGCCCGTCCTTGCAGATCCGCTTGTTGTTTACATTGGTGTGGTGATCCACATCCTTTGACTTGCAGACGCAGGCCAGGCAGGCTCCGATTCCGCAGGCCATCTTTTCCTCTAATGAGATGTAGCAGCGGATCTGATGTTCTCTGGCGTACTCCTTCAGTGCGCGGAGCATGGGAGTCGGGCCGCAGGCGTACATCACGTCGGCAGTCAGCCCATGTTCACGGATGGCGTCAAGAACATTTCCCTTCGTCCCTGCACTTCCGTCCTCTGTGGCCACATACACCTGGCCCCAGGCCTCGAACTCTTCCTTTAAAAACAGATTTTCATCACGATAGCCCAGAATCATCTGCTTTTCGCAGTCAAGCGTTTTGGCAAGCTCCAGCATGGGAGGGATTCCGATTCCTCCTCCGATCAGGAATACCTTCTTCCCCTCTGTGGGGAATCCGTTTCCCAGCGGTCCCATGATTTCAATAGAATCTCCCGGCTCATAGTGGGAAAACTCCTCGGTTCCCGCTCCTGCAATCCTGTACACGATGCGCAGGCGCCCCTCTTCCCTATCAATCTCGCAGATGCTGATTGGCCGCGGAAGAAGCCTGGATCCATCCTTTGTATAGACAGAAATAAACTGTCCCGGCTTTGCCTGTTCTGACGCCTTCGTGGAAATCCACATGCTGTAGATCCCAGGGGCCAGCATTTCCTGGCTGTACACAACAGCCGTTTCCTTTATCTGTGCCATTTTTCTCTCCCTGTTGTACTCCGCGTGCTTTTTTCTTTTTATCTCTTTGATTCACGCGGTATTTTATTTCCATTTCTGAAAATCTTTCCTGTATTCCCTGCCCCGATTCTTTCCGGCTGCAGCGCAGGCCTGCAGGCCTGACCGCCGGGAACCTGCACACAGTTCATACAGTTTTTCCGTTTTACAGTACGCGGCCAATATCGGCAATCATATCGATAACTGCCTGCCTGGAAGCCTCGCCGAAATGCTCCGGACCGAACTTTGCGTAGGTATCCTTCTTATAGGCAGCAATAATTCCTCTGGAAGAGTTTACGATTGCTCCGAGTCCGTCCTGGTTAAAGCAGTATTTCAGATCCTCGGCAGTTCCGCCCTGGGCTCCATAGCCAGGTACCAGGAAGTATGTCTTCGGCATGAGCTTTCTCAAAATTTTGCTCATCTCCGGATACGTAGCGCCCACTACAGCGCCCACATTGCTGTACTCTCCGTCCATGGAGGCGCTGCCCCACTCTACAACCTTTTCAGCTACCAGCTCGTACAGAGGACGGCCGTCAATCAGCCTGTCCTGGAACTCGCCGCTGGACGGGTTGGATGTTTTCACCAGCACGAAAATTCCCCTGTCACACTCATTGCACACATCCACAAAGGGTTTCACGCCGTCTGTTCCCAGGTACGGGTTTACTGTGATGTACTCTGTGTCAAAGCCGCTGTAAGTTTTGCTTCCCACCTGGACTTTTCCGATATGGCCCGCTGCATAGGCTGCAGAGGTAGAACCAATATCTCCTCTCTTCACATCTCCAATGACAATCAGTCCCTTTTCCTGGCAGTACTTTACGGTCTTGTCGTACGCTGCAAGCCCTGGAAGGCCGAACTGCTCATACATGGCAATCTGCGGCTTTACGGATGGAATCAGATCGCAAGTCGCGTCCACAATCTCCTTGTTGAACTGCCAGATTGCCTCTGCTGCTCCTTCAAGCGTTTCACCGAACTCCTCATATGCCTTTTTTGTCACATGCTCCGGGATATAGCTTAACATCGGATCCAGGCCAACACAGATCGGAGCCTTTGTTTTCTGAATTTTTTCAATTAATTTACTTACCATCTTATCCTCCTGTTTTCCAGACTTTACCTAGTTTAATTCTAGCTTAATTCTAACTCATTTTATCATAAGAGAGAGGGGGGATCAATAGCGTTATACAGGAAGTTCCATCTCATGTTCCATGGGCACAAACCCGAAGGCCTCATACAGCGGTCTGCCGGCCTCAGTGGCTTCCAGGGAGATGGAGGAAACCCCTTTTTTCCTGTATGCGCAGGAAAACCACAGAAAATTTGTATCTGCATGGCACAAATGTTTCTGTGGTTTTCTGCTCTTCTCTCTGTGTCTTTCTCTAGGGCCGGATCGTCAGTGTGGCGACGTAGGTCCCGTTTTTATACACCTTTGAGGCAAACTGCTCCTCGGTGGCTGTCTCAAGCTCCAGCCAGAGCTCCTCTGCGGCGAGCATGATGTGGGAGAGCATGACGCCTATGGAGAAATCTCTGCCTGTGCCGGCCTGGGGGGCCAGTCCCTTCAGGCCTCTGAAAAGCCCGGGCTCTTTCTTTGAGAATACGTAAATCCTGTCGGAATATACGATGAAACGCCAGGGCTGGGAATTAAATGCGGAAGGCGCCAGTCTCGCCGCTTTCAGGACAGTTTTCATGGTTTCTCCCACGTCTTCCTTAAAGACACACAGCTCGCTCAGAGGAAGCCTCTTTGCCAGGGAGCTTTCCCTGCACAGCTTTCCCTCCGGATAGCCAAAGGCTATAATCATAACCAGACGCTTTCCGTCCATTCTCTTTTTTTTGACAGTACTGCCGCCGAGGTAGCAGGTTCCAAGCCCCTTTGTGGTCATATAGAGAACTATCTGCTCCATCAGGTAGCCTCCGTTCCGCTCAAATCCTTCTGCCGGTTCTGAGTAGAGGGCCAGATACCAGGGCGCGTCCACCTTCCAAAGCCCCTTTACATCTGCCTTTTTTCCTCTGTTGTCAATCATCTCAAAGGCAACGGCAATCCTGTCATTGAGCGGCGAGGCCTTTCCGGCAAATACCAGAAGCTGTTCTCTCAGCTTTTCTGAAACTTCTTTATTAGAATACTTCCGCACTGAGTGGCGGACGCCTATTGCTTCATACAGATTCATTCTCCCACTTCCTTTTTATGTCCCCGGCCTTAGGTGCCTGTCTATTTGCCTCTGCCTGGCGTATCCAGACGTGTCTGCTCTAAAGCATGTCTGAAATCAGAGGAACCACAACCACGGTTAAAATACCCGCTACCGCTATGGAAAGGCTCGACATGGCGCCCTCCACCTCACCCAGCTCCAGGGCCTTGGCTGTCCCGATAGCATGGGCTGATGTTCCGAGAGCCAGTCCTCTCGCCATAGGCTCCTCAATCTTTAAGATCTTAAATATCACATCAGCTATAATGTTTCCAAGAATTCCTGTAATTATAATGCTTACCACTGTCAGGGTTACGATTCCTCCCATCTCCTCGCTGACTCCCATTCCGATAGCCGTAGTAATCGATTTCGGAAGGAGGCTCACATAAATCTCATGGTTCAGGCCAAAGCCCTTCGCCATGACATAAATGCTTCCTGCGCTGCCGGCTACCCCTGTCAGAATCGAAGCGCCCACTGCCAGCTTGTTGTTCAGGAGCATTTCCAGCTGCTTATAGAGCGGAATGGCCAGACAGACCGTCGCCGGAGTCAGAAAATAACTCAGGTATTCTCCTCCTCTGTTATAAGTTTCATAGCTGATCCCGCAGGCCTTTAAAACCACAATCACCGCCAGTATAGCCACCAAAAGCGGATTTAAAATCAAAAGCCCTGTCTTATTTTTCAGCCACACTCCTAAAAGGTATGCTCCCACGCTTAAAAGCATCCCAAAATAAAGGGATGTTCCCGCTAATTCTTCCATCTCTCGTTTTCCTTTCCTGCCACATCTTCTGCCTTTGCCGTACAGGTCACTTCTGCTGCCTCTTTCTGATCAGATACTGAGCCGTTTTTCCAGTCACAGCCATGACAAAAACTGTTGATACCGCTGTAATCACCGTGAGGGGAATCAAAATACTTTTCATCAAATCCCAGCTGTTTATAAGGCCCACGCCTGCCGGAATAAACATCAGAGGCATGGTATCCAGAAAAAAGTTTCCAGGCCCCTCCACAGCTTCCAGCTTCACAGCCTTAAGGCACAGCAAAGCTAAAAGCAGAAAAAGCCCGTATACCCCTGAGGGTATAGGAAACGGAAGCAGGACATTGAGAAATTCCCCTATTACGGTGATGCCGAAAATGATAGTGATGCCCTTCATGAATTTCATCTTCAGTCCCTCCTCATTTTTATAAACGCTTATATTTTATCACTGAGATTTTCATCGCACAATAGAAAAAGTTCTCATTTTTCTGTTGAAATTAAAACGATATATGGACTATACTTATAATGAACGCACATGAAGCATGCGTTTTTTATTTTTCAGGAGATATTGCGATGAATATAATAAGAACAGACCGGCTTTCTCTCATTCAGAGAGAAAAAGTCTGCAGACTTTTAGAAGAGTGCAGAAACGGGGAGAATGCCGCGCCGTTTTTTCCCCTTGAGGACGGAGATCTTTTCTATCTTCTTTTTATGGACACAAAAGAGCTGGCCTGCGCAGCAGCCTTAAGCTTTTTCGCCGATCCAGCCGTCTCCTACGCAGAGTGTACTGCCTTTACCCGCCCCGACCTTCGAAGAAACGGGTATTTCTCTGCTCTCTTTGAGCGGCTGTCCCAGGATATTGAGGATATGGATCTCTACTTTCCTGTAAGCGCGCCTTGCGAGGGGACTCTGGCTGCCCTGGCCTCTCTGGAGGCGGTTCACGACAGGGATGAGTATAAGATGGAGCTTGAGCTGGATAAAACGGATAAAAAAGAAGGCGCGAAAGCGGGAGCCGAGGAAACAGGAGACAGAACAGCCAAACCGGCAGCATCCGGCCGTCTCGGCGTCCGGTGGGAGGATATGGGAGACGGCTCTTTTCTTCTCTCTTTTTATCTGAAAAAGGGAAAAGAACGCCCCTGCCCGTCCTCCCTCCGTGCGGGGAGCTGCTGCCTGTTCTTTTCTTCAGACAGCGCCTGCTTCTATGGCTTTGAAATCAAAGAATCCCTGCGGGGCCAGGGTCTTGGAAAAGAGGCCCTTCTTCTCACCCTCTCCCTCCTTGAAGGCGGTCTGCCTGTACCGGGCTGTAAGCGGATCTCTCTCCATGTATCAGGGCTCAACACAGCCGCCGTCTCCCTGTACCGGAAAGCAGGCTTTCAAATCAGTGAAATTCTGTCCTATTATCTCTATTAAAATTAGACAGAAAAAAACAGGGGGAGACGTCTGTCTTCCCCGCATACCAGATCCTGATGAATTTCATCCAAAATTTCATCCAAAATTACTCTCACATAGCCGGACACGCCCGGATCCACATATTCGTGAAGAGCCTTTCTGACACACTCCGAAACCTCCATGTCCATATCAGCCGCCCACATGGCGTAAAGTTTTTTGAAATTTTTCTGCAAACCGCTGCGGAAACTGAAAATCCCAGGAGGACTTCATTACAGGAACAGGAGTTCTGTCCCGCAGGTTCCTCCTTCTGCAGCGCTTCTGTCAAAAGCTTAAATATTCTGGGAGAGAATCGGATAGGGGAGATTTGACCCTCCCCTTCCAGTCGAGTAAGTAAGAGGACTTTCACCTCAAACTTCTCACGGAACCGTACGTGAAGGTCTCCCTTCATACGGCTCTTATCATTTAACAATACGAGTACATCCTGCTCCAATGAGCAAACAGCTTCGGCTCTCGTTTCCTGATAGACGAGAGCCATTTCTCAGCCCTCTGCCTGCGTCCACGAAAACTTTTATACTTGCACATTGCCCATTTTATCAGCCTGCATTCAATACACTGTAACGTGTTTTTCATTGCTGACGGATTAAATTTCCCAAAGTAATTCATCCACCCTCTAATCATCGGATTCAGCAGTTCTGCAATCATGTCTATCTTGCACCCGGTTCTCTTGTGTATCTCCAGTGCTTTGATCTTATCCCTGAAACCTTTCGCTGCTGTTTTACTGACCGATGCGATAAAGTTATTTCGCATCACACCATCCTTACATTTAATGTAGACTGCCTTAAAAGTGTACCCAAGAAAGTCAAACTCCGCCAGTTCTTCCTCCTTAGTCCTGTCCTTATCTTTACAGTATACAATTCTTGTTTTAACAGGATGCAGCTCCAGTTTACACTCTTCAAACCTTTTAACAAGCTTCTTCTTTATGTAGAGTGCTTCTTCTTTGGTTCTACAATGCACAACTCCATCATCTGCATATCTTTCAAACGGCGCCTGTGGGAAATTTCTTTTCATCCACATATCAAAGACATAGTGCAGAAACATATTTGCCAGTACTGGACTAATTACACCACCTTGTGGTGTTCCAGATTCTCTTTCAATCCTGCTTCCATCCGGCAGAACGAAAGGACTTTTGAGCCATCTTTCAATATACAAACATATCCAAGGCTCCTTTACGTGTCTGCGTACCACTCTCATTAACAATTCATGGTCGATATTGTCAAACAATCCTTTTACATCTAATTCTATAACATAGTCATATTTCCAACATCTTTTCCTTGTCTTCTCAACCGCATCTAATGCTGATTTGTGTGGTCTGTATCCATATGAATCTTCGCAAAACATAGGCTCCACTGCCCGTTCTACATATGCTCTTGCGACCATCTGTGCAATCCGGTCTGCTATAGTCGGTATTCCGAGTCGTCTGGTTCCTCCTGATTTCTTTGGTATTTCTACCGCCATCACTGGAGATGGAAAATAACTTCCCGAACTCATCCGGTTCCAGATTTTATAAAGATTATTATTTAGTCTTTTTTCAAATTTCTCAAAATCCATACCATCTATACCAGCACTGCCTTTGTTTGCTTTCACTCTTTTGTATGCGGCGTTGAGGTTGTCGCTCCTGAGTATCGTATCAAGCAGGTTGTCCGTCCAAAAGTCCGTGTTGGTGTCAGGGTTCCCGGTAATCCATTCATGGGCGTACACTCCTGTTACCTTTCCCTGTTCCGCAGGTATCTCTCTCAGGTAGTCTTCTATATGAAGTTGTCTGTACTTCGTTCCATGTCTGGTTTCCATTTGGAAATGGCACCTCCTACTGTTCCGTCCTTCCCGGTACATCTATAGCTGTTCCGGTACTATGACATCTGCTGACTTCTCATGGCAAGCTTTACTCCAT is part of the Clostridium sp. M62/1 genome and harbors:
- the ltrA gene encoding group II intron reverse transcriptase/maturase gives rise to the protein METRHGTKYRQLHIEDYLREIPAEQGKVTGVYAHEWITGNPDTNTDFWTDNLLDTILRSDNLNAAYKRVKANKGSAGIDGMDFEKFEKRLNNNLYKIWNRMSSGSYFPSPVMAVEIPKKSGGTRRLGIPTIADRIAQMVARAYVERAVEPMFCEDSYGYRPHKSALDAVEKTRKRCWKYDYVIELDVKGLFDNIDHELLMRVVRRHVKEPWICLYIERWLKSPFVLPDGSRIERESGTPQGGVISPVLANMFLHYVFDMWMKRNFPQAPFERYADDGVVHCRTKEEALYIKKKLVKRFEECKLELHPVKTRIVYCKDKDRTKEEELAEFDFLGYTFKAVYIKCKDGVMRNNFIASVSKTAAKGFRDKIKALEIHKRTGCKIDMIAELLNPMIRGWMNYFGKFNPSAMKNTLQCIECRLIKWAMCKYKSFRGRRQRAEKWLSSIRKREPKLFAHWSRMYSYC